TAGGCCAAGACCAGTGTGGCAGAGCGGCTCACCCCTACCACACAGTGCACCAGGACCTTGGCTGAGGAAGACATCCCGGTGAAAGACCCTTTCCCACCTGTTGGTACCCAGGGGTGGAGGTAGGGACCCAAGTGCCTTTCCCTATTCTGCCTTGGGTAGAACTCTGAATCCTGGGCAAGCTGTTCAGCCTTTACCggtctcagtttcctgatctgtcaAATGGGTATACCAACACCTCTTTAACCTACTCTTAAGGTAGGGTGCAAATTCCTCAATGTGGCTTACAAGACCCTCAATGGGCTGGCCCCTGCTGACCCTACAGCTTCATCTCAGGCTGCCTCACCCTGACCTTTAGCCCGAGGAACCCTGGGTCACTTTCAGTTCCTTAAAGCTTTCCTGGTCTCTGGCCTCCAGCCTTAGCACATGCTATTGCAACCACCTATAAAAAGTCTCCTGCTCTTGGTCTGACTAATGTCTATTACTCATCTGTCAGGTTTCAGCTAAGACATGGTTTCCTTGTACAGTCTTTCCTGACCACTCATGGTATCACTTGAATCACAGAGCAGCTAATCTTTTTTGCATATGGCCTAGTGAATACTGTTGTTAGAGGGTAGGCCCCTCATTTGCCAGGTCCTCTGGATTGAGCACCCTTGTCCTGCTCCCGTTCTCCTCTATCTTTTGAAATTTACCCATTCATATGAAGAGTACTCATAATTTTGACTGTCTTTCCACAAAACATATAGTGGcaagctccatgaaagcagggaCCCTGCCTTGTCTGAGTGTGGATTCAGTATCTAGCCCAGTGCCTAGCACCGAAAAGGTAATAAACAGCTggtaaatgaatggatgatgaacaaatgaatgtcaAAGCACTCTGAATGTTAAAAAGTGCTGGGACCCATAGTCTTGTCTTTCCTGTCACATAGGTGAGAAACTAAAGTCCAGAGAGGGACACTGGCTAACCCAGGGTCAGGACACAAGGGGCACGGCTCTCACCCATGATGAACGCAAAGCAGGGACTCTAGCTCTGCCAGGCTGCTTCGTTATACCCTTAGTAGtagaagttttttggttttgttttccatttgaaaatgCTTTGTGGGAAACCAGACATCTAGTTACTAAATGGTAATTTCTCAAGGCTGAATGATGGAGAGAAAGAACTGTTTTTGCTGTTTGGGAGGCTTGGCTTCTTCCAGTCCCAGGACTGCTCCTAACTCATGACACGACCTTGTAGTCTAGGCCTCCACTTTCCTGTCTGTGAAGCAACAAGGTTGGATAAATCGCTGCTGaagcactgaattttttaaaaccggaaggctttttaaaaactagagatGGGAGGGCACTGGTATTTGAGGGGAAACTGGGCATTGCCCCCCATGAGTGAGAAGGAGGGGATATGGGTTCAGACCCAAGTCCTACCCCCAGGTGTGCTGAGGGCACGGTGGATGAAGTCGGCTGCTGAGGAGAAGTAGGCACTGATGTCGAAATTGGGGAGGTCGTGGGCTGGTACCCCCAGGTAGCTCACGCTGCTGCCGTAGAAGTCAGGGCCGCCCTGACAGTAGAGTCCCCCATGGGCTGCGTTCAGCACGTGGGTAATGCCCAGCTTCCATAGCTCAAAGCGGTTATTTGCCGTGGCCCTAGGAAGGGGAGGAATAGGGCTGGGTGCTGGCTGAGCCGTGGGGTCCAGGAAGGAGGTTTTTGTCTCGTCCTCTGCTTCAGAGGGACAGAGCCATAAAGGTCCACAGGGAGCCACAGGAACCCAGTAGGCCCCACCCTCAGAGCTTTCCTGTAGAAGAGTTGGTGGTAAAGGGAGTTATCTTTAGACCCTCTTCGCTTCCTGAGGCTATCTGCTCCTGCCTTGGccaagacaggaaggaaagaattgCTTCAGCCCTGGAATCCAGCTGcccctcctttcctgcctcatgCCTTCCCACCCACATCTGGCCTCTACTGGCCATGACCACATACCTGCTTCTAGTTTGCGAATGTTTAATGGTGACACCTTCCCTGATTCACCTTTCTCACCCACTCTGTGCCcagaggagggaggctgggaccAGGGAGGGGAGCTCCCTGTCCATCCCATGTCATACCTGAGAGTACCATATCCCAGACTCGCCCTTTGTCCTGGATAAAGCCCAAGACGCCACGATCCTCTGGGTGCACCACCCATCCAGGCTGGCAAAAGCCCTGCCTCCTGGTGATCACACCTGATCACTGCACTGTCCCCAGCACACCAGAGATCCTGCAGGAAGTCCCTGGCCCTGGGATGTGCAGAGCACAACTATTTCTCCCAGTCCCACCCTGTTCCCATCTCTGGAAAGAACCCAAGAACTGTCTCTCCTTGTCCCCTTCCCCACACCGCTTTGACCAGCTACCACTCACGCATCTCCTATGTAAAGGTTGGGCCAAACTTCGTCCACGTGGCTGCAAGAAACCttccctgccctcaggagctcCTCCAGTTCCAGAACGCTGGGGCAAGGTGTGGCTTTGGCATCTCCCCTCAGCTCTGGGACTGAGGCTTCAGCCATGGGCCAGCCCACCCACTCCTCTGATTCTGCGGGTCACTCCTTTCTGCGTCTCCAGTGTCATTTCTCCTTCCCAGAGATTGGCAGGGACAGGTGGGGTAGGAGCAAGTGACTCAGCAGGTCACAGAGGCCTCCAGAAAGAATAGGACATTTCTCTCCCCAAgtcaccccccaaccccaaacTCCGTGACGACACAGAATTGGTCATATCTCTGCAAGTTACTTTACCTttctacctcagtttcttcatttgtaaagtaaGGATAATTACACTGACCTCAAAGaattatgaggattaagtgaaacaAAGGATGTTCTGGGTCTAACATGATGGATGCCTAAGAAACGTTTGTTCAACTAATAGGCTTAGGGCCCTGAGTTAGGctatctagttcttttttttttttttaatatgttatttatttattcatgagagacagagagaaagagggaaagagacaggcagagacagaagtagagggagaagcaggctccatgcagggagcccgacatgggactcaatcccaggtctccaggatcacaccctgaggcaaagggagatgttcaaccattgagccattcAGACGTCCCTAGGCTATTGAGTTGTTAGGACTGAGCTACAATGGAGATCCAGGGTGGAGAGGGGGTGGATGATTCCAACAATGAATGATAAAAAGCTCTGCAGCTCTGGATGAGCCACAAACTGGGTGGGAGCCGTGCCTCTGGATTATGTGGCTGGGACGGAGGAGTTTCCTGCATTGTAGCGTCAGAGAAATGTAGAGAGGAGGCAAGGAAGACCTCATCTCAAGGGTGCCCACGGAGTTTGTGGGGGAAGGCTTGAATAGTGGTTCAATAATGAAAACAGCTGATTTCTCAAAAGAGAAGGCTGAAATGGGCCATTGTCTATCgaagtggggagaagggaagtgAATG
This genomic stretch from Canis lupus familiaris isolate Mischka breed German Shepherd chromosome 4, alternate assembly UU_Cfam_GSD_1.0, whole genome shotgun sequence harbors:
- the DUSP13 gene encoding dual specificity protein phosphatase 13 isoform X5, with amino-acid sequence MAEASVPELRGDAKATPCPSVLELEELLRAGKVSCSHVDEVWPNLYIGDAATANNRFELWKLGITHVLNAAHGGLYCQGGPDFYGSSVSYLGVPAHDLPNFDISAYFSSAADFIHRALSTPGAKVLVHCVVGVSRSATLVLAYLMLHQQLSLRQAVITVRQHRWVFPNRGFLHQLCQLDQQLRGAGRS